The Bremerella cremea sequence AAATGGTACGTTGCCGCCGATATGGCTGCCTGCTTCTTCGCCGTTGACAAAAACGCGGCAAGCATAGTCCACCGCTTCAAAGTTCAATAGCGTCCGTTTCCCTTCGCTCGGATTGATCTCGATACTGCTCTGATACCACAGGGCTTCGGTTGGGCGCAGATTACGCTCGACGCCAGATAACTTCGATTCGAGGGCAAAGGGCACCAAAATCTGACCATCCCACTTTGCGGGAATATCGTTTTGGTTTTCTGAAGTAATCGCGTAGTTCCATAGTCCGTTCAGGTTCTGCCAATTTTCACGCGTCATCTGCGGACGTGGATACTCTTGCCAGACGTTGTCTTCGGTAACCTGTTCGCCCCATTGGGTAATCAAAGGGGAATCATACGGACGCAACGGAATTCGGGCCGGAGGAAGCTTAGGAACGTTATCCGCATCGACCACATGCACATCGATGTACTGGCCGCCAGCATCTTGATGCGTGTGAACGGCCAGCACGTTGCTTCCCACCTTTAATGCCTCGCGGCCTTCTTTGGAAAGTGGGACGACATCGTATTTATTTTTCCACTTGGTAAACTTCGCGACTTCAATACCGTTGAGAAACACCTCGGTCTCGTCGTCGTGATGAATCAGCAAAGCCGCCTTTTCGGGAATCGCTTCGAGCTCGATCGTGCGACGCAGCCAGATATCGGACGTGTTCCACTCAGTTCCAATGCGCGATCCTGGTGTCCCCCGTGTTCCAAATCCACCGTACCCTTCTGCCCACGCTTGATCGTCGAAATCAACCTTCTGCCAGCCTTCGCTGGGCTGTTGAAAGGTGTATTTCCAAGGCCCATCAAACGCATCTGGATCAGCGTCTTCTGCAAGCGCCGTCAGCGGAACGGCTACGAAAGCCAGCAACAACGCCCAAGCGACCTTCGGGCGGCACACATCCAAGTAGTTCATCTTTCCATCTCCAATTGCATGATCAGGCAATAATCTCTTGCCGGGGGTATCTCCCTATATTGTCTCACAGAACGGACGAAAAGCGAATGAGTTGCCGCGTAACCATATTGAGAATTTTTTCGCAGCGATTTCTCGCCAGACCAGGGTATTCAGGCAGACAAGTCATGTAAGTTTTCCCAACGTTTTGCGGTGGGGCCAACAACCGAGCAATGAGATATGCGGCTGCAAACGCGCTTGTTCTTTGGAGCTTCGTGTCTCTGTCTGGTTGTGTTCAACTTCCTCAATTTTTGCTGAATCAAGCGAACCTATCCGCCCTCTGTTCCTCTTATCTCGTGAAGGACGAATTACCTTTCACTGGCGGTTAAGGTAATCGCTTGATCTATCTATTGAGGAGTTGATTTCCATGTCGCGCCACAGTCTCAACCTGCTTTTAAGTTCACGCGAGGAACAAGCGCGGCAGGAATCGCGGTTTCTATCCCTATTCCTCGAACGTGTTCTCTGGTGACGTTTCCCTGGTCAGATCTTAAACATCTACCCAGGCCCGACGTCCCCCAGACATCGGGCTTTTTTCATGCCCTGATATCACCCTGGACTGGTAGCTGAGACGGCATAGCGGCGGTTTGAAGAACCGCAGACGAGGATTCGAGCGCCTCCCGGTCCACTTGCGCGCCTTCAGTAAGCACGCCAGCCAATCGCCATTTGGCCCGTTCGACTTCTGGTGAGGTCATCGGTCTTTCAAGCCGAGCAGGTAGGGTTCGAATCCCACACGGGTCACTATTTCGGAAGTCATCCGGCTGGATGAGGAAACTGTCTTGAAAACAGCTGGCGGCTAAACGCCGCTTGTGGGTTCGAGTCCCACGGCTTCCGCTTTCGATTTTTGAACGGCTCGGTAGGCAACTGGCAGACCACCTTGTTTCAGACACAGGGATGCTGTGGGTTCGAATCCCACCCGAGCTATTCCTCTTCACGGGGAAATGAAAAGGCTCAGTGGCAACTGGTTGACCGCTCGAACTTAAACTTCGAGGACGCTGCGGGTTCGAATCCCGCCTGGGCCACTTGGTGGAGGTTGCTTCATCCTGCGATCAGGTACGCAAACTTGGAAAAGCGGCCACGTTGAGGGCGTGGTGACTTTGTGGGTTCGACTCCCATCCTGATCACTGACCACAAAATTTACGGAAGGTAGCCGAATACGGTTTGTCGGGCCGGTTTGCTAAACCGTGCGTCCTTTTTGGGGCATGTGGGTTCAAATCCCATGCCTTCCGCTCATTTGTATGGATGTTCTAGCCGAGTTGAATTGGCCGATCTCCCTTGCCGTTTGAGAATTTCGCGAGGCTAATTCTGCGATAGCCCAAGACTTTCCGACAGTGGCCGATCCAACGATATACCCCGAGTGGTCCATCCGTCTTTCTTCATAGATGCGATTTCAACCCTCCGCAGTGGAAGATGATGGCCGTTTTGAAGTTTTCTCGGTTACGGCAGCCACCGACTCGGCGTTTTCTGGTCATGATGTTGCTGTTCATGCCTTCCGCTACCGCGTTGGTGATTCCGTGCGTACAGTAGCAGACTACGTTGGTCAATCGCTCCTTGATCGTTCGAGTTGCCTTCTTCGTCGGAGCGAGCTTGATGTGGATCACGCGGCGATACCAGTTTTTGAAATAAGTGGTCGCCGACGACGCATCGGCATGCTCCCACAGGGCTTCGGTGATATCTTCGATACGACGTACCGAAACGCCTGCCAGGTACATCTCGACTAATGCTTCTTCGACGCTCGATTCACGCCGCTTGAAGCGTTCGATGATCTGCGTCTCGAACGGCAGGCTCCGCAGCCGGGGCACCTTCAATTCGACTTCGCCCGCCTTGGTCTGCAGCTTGCGAAAATACGAGTCAGCTCTGGAGTCGAAGCGATCACGCTACCGCTCGTAACGCTTCGCCCCGCACGGCCTCTCCGTTAATCTGAATCGCAACCCGGATCTCTTCGCTGCAGCGATCTTCTGGTAAATTCGTCATCGTCAGTCCTCGGTTCCGGGTCGTTGATGTTGGAAATCAATTCCATACCAGAGCCACGGCTGGCTCTCAAATTGTGCGCACTATTCATAACGTTATCGAGCGGCACCGAGGTAATCCAACGGTGATACTTCCACCGCAAGTTCGGAAAAAGCGGGACAAAATCAATAGAAACTCACTCAGGCCCTTTCGCTGTCACTGCGTCGACATGCAGGCGGAATCTAGGTCGACGGGAATCGCGGCTTGGATCGCTACGCAAATGACAGTGTTCACATTCTGCCTTGGTCTTGATTTGACTTCTCGAATCAGGTCTCAGTCAACATTTTGAGTAGGTTGGGAATTCCGTTTCCTTGATGGTTGCGGTCGCGTCCGACGTCGTTGCAGTTGCTTAAAAGAATCTTCTTTACTTCGTCGGGCCGGCCGATGAATTCGCGGCGGACTGAGAGAAACGCTGCAAGCAGCCCAGAGACGTGAGGGCACGCCATGCTGGTCCCGCTGGACTCGCGATATAGGCGGCCATTGAAATCGTTGCTACACGAGCTGATTCGTTCGCCTGGAGCAACGACATCGGGCTTGATTCGTCCATCCATCGTTGGGCCACGTGAAGAGAAGTGCGAGACGCCGTATAGGTACGGTTTGTCTGTATTGACCGACCCCACCGCGATACAGTCCTCGAGATTCGCTGGATCGCCAATCGACAGTGACGTGTTGAGATCAAATGGCCCGTCCTGTGTGGAGACCTGGATTTGACCATCGTTGCCCGCGGCAACACAAACCAACGTTCCCTGACGCCAGAGGTCACGAAGCTCTTTGCAAATTGGCGAGAATCCACATCCGTAGACAGTTGGGTCAAAGGAACCTCCAAGACTTAGATTCACACCATGAACGGCCAATTCCGAATTGTTTTCATTACGTCGGAAGATATCGTCGATCGCCTTAATAATCGAGGCATCCTCACCAAAGCCATGATCGTCTAGAACCTTGTACACCAACAGTTTCGTCCTGGGAGCGATGCCGCTGTGCTTCAACGATCTTTCTTTTCCTCGACCAGCAATGATGCCGCAGACATGCGTACCGTGGCCATCGGGATCACCCATTAACGGGTCTTCAATCAATATTGGTTCGTGAGACGCAGTCGTACAGTCAAGGACCTCGATGATGAGGGAGTTGTCGTAGCCCGTTTTATCACTGTTCCTTCGTCTCAGAAAATGGGGATGATCAAATCGACACCCAGTATCAAGCACCGCCCAGGTAATCCCCTGTCCACTTGATTTGAAACTCGCGCGAGCGGCGTCACCGCCGATCGCGCGATGAGAGCGGAAAGTAAGTTTCTTCTTGGCCGAACTTCGCCACACCGCGTAAATGTTCAAATTGGCGTGGTCCATAGCGAGTGCATGAATTTCCGTTGGCGTTAAATGCGCAGCAACGTACTTTCGTAATCGCTGGACACGAGCCGCTATTAGCGCCTCATCAGGATCGTTCTCGCCGCAGTAGGCTTTTACGACTGCCTCAACATGTTGGGCCAAATGCTTGATTCGTCCGGCCAGGCTTTTTAATCGCTTGTTCTGTTCTCGCTGTCTTTTTTCTCGATTTTCCATCTCATCGTACGTCTCGTCGACGGCGGGGAACTTCCACGCCAATACCTCGATCAGAACGGGCTGGCGCATTTCGCGGGCGGCAAAGCCGTGAGCCACGTCACGCGCAATCACGAAACGCCTGGTGGAGTCGAACCGCATCACTTGATGGACGACAGCGCGGACCTCCGCGTGCGAAAGATAGCCAGCCGAGTCGTGGGGATTGGCATTGGCAACGCTCCAAAGACTTCGTTTGATGATTCGATGATCCTGAATCTCACCGAATGCTGAAGCAGAGACAGCAAAATCATTTGCCAGTTGAGTATCCAACGAGACGGGATCCAGCCGGTCCGAAAAATTGTGCCAAAATCCAATTCCGCTCGGAACTTCAATCGGCAAACCGTCTTCAGTGAGTTGATCTTGGATTTCGCGAATCCCCAGTGGCGCGCCAAGAGTGACAAACAACGAAACAAGCTTTCGCTGTTCGCGGGTCATTTCGCAAAGCACTTCATAGGCGATGATCGTGCCCATGCAGTGGGAGACCAAGACGAAAGACTGTTTAGCCTTGGTAATTTGCCGCTGCAATCGCTTCTTGATCCGACGACGAACATCAGGGTCAAAAAAATACGCCGCCGTATCCTTAATGAACCGCCGCAAAAAAGCATCGGCAATACGGCCGTGCCAACTTCTCGATGCTGGTATGGCGCGAGAGGAAATCGACTCAGTATCATCATCTCTTTCCAAATCCAACTGAGCCGAAAGGCGTCTGACGAATGCCGCAGCACGCTCGTTATCGGGATCGAGTCCAGCATGTTCAAGCACCGACGTCACATCGCGATCCCCAATAGTCGTTGCTTGTGACAACACGTTTTCTTCATGATCACCATGCAGGATATCCGCCCAGTACGCACCGCAGGTCTGCTCACCCATTGGTCGACCAAACAACGCCAAGTCCCACTGCGACTTCCACACGTCCGCAGGCGAATGCGAACCGATGCCGTGAATGTAGATACACCGAATTGAAGTTCTATCTTCTTCGTCTGAATTGCACCTTTCTCCGTGTTGTCGCATTCCCACCGTAACGCCTCACTTTTCGCTCTTCAGAATCGCTAACCACAAAACTGCATACATCTGCCATTGGCAAAGAAGCGTGCGAAACCAATGACCGCCCCTCAATTCCGAAGCCGCGCATGAATTAGCATTACAGCCCCGTCATAGGTAAACTCGTCAGATTTAACGACAACGAATCCAGCTTCACTAACCATCTCAAGATACTCGCTCGAAGACGTTCGCTTCGCGATTCTGCGCTCTATGTCCTCGTTGATTTCCCTTATGAGAGAATACTCAGAAGCCACGGCGTCCATCTGTCCCGTATCCTTGAGATGCGATTCAATACCATCAAGTAACGGAGTGAGAGATATATCTGCATGTGTCGTCGACAAGCCAATCACGCCACCCGGACGCAGAATATCCCGCACGTTGCAGAGGCATTTAAACGGGTCTTGACTGCTATACAGCACATTAACGAGCACCGCGGCGTCAAATTTTTCTTCTTGAAAAACGTCAGCGAGATATTCTGCACGCGCTTTGACGATTCGATGCATGTTTGGATCAAAGCCCTTTGAACGCATCCGATCAATCATTTCCGCGCTCGATTCGACAGACGTTACTCGAATGTTTCTTTCCAAGAGAACTTCGGTGGAGTTTCCCGTGCCAGCACCAATATCGACGACACTAGAGCAATTGTCGCCTACAATAGACGTAACATCGGCAAGAAGTTTTTGGTAGGGAGGATAGCCTTTGAGTACTTTATCATAGGCTGTAGCGTACACTCCCCATAATTTGTCCTGCCAAATGCGTTCCCGTAGATCCGATTGAAATACATCCCAGTTTAGGGATTTAACGAAAAGGGCTGCAGCCCAGCCCCGACGCTCTCCATCTATACCGTGGAGCTGAGTTGCGACTTTGTGAAAATGGGCGATTCCATATCGGTTTGAACGATAGACAAGGAGTTCATCGTCATTAAATGGCAGGTCGCCTGCCCGTACACGCTCCGAAAATTGTTTTGCATGTGCAAATACATCATCTTGATTTGCAAGTCGAGCAATAAAATAGTTTACATGGCGATACAAAATATGGTGCGCGATCTCCTCGAATAATAGTTCAAACGCAATATTCCAACCGACGATATTCAAGTCTCCGTTCAGGTAATATGTCGGCGTTGTATAATATGTACTTTGTCGAAGAACCGGAACAATAGTTTTATGCCAACTGTCCAATCCTGCCTTAGGAGCATTCATGCCGGTGATTTCATAATGCTCTTCGACTAATCTATCTATGTCTGTTTCACTTGACGACGTGGGAGCGTCCGCATTCGCAATCTGATATTTGGCATCTCGGCTCCCGTGCTTTTTTATCGCCTTAATCAACTGATGGCATGCAGCCCCTAGCGATGCCGTCAGATTGTCCTCATCTTTTTCAAACGTAATCGGAGTTACGCCAGCAAGATCACTGGGTATCTTTACTTTATCTCCTCTCTCACAGAGCATGAAGGTTCGTTCTCGCCCAAGCACTCCAGTAAATAGGCCAAGCTCGAAAACAATGTTGTCACGGGGGGCACGCTGGTTCTCACCCCGGCTGTTAACGACATCGTCGGCTGACAATACCAATACTGCGAAGTCAAATTCTTCTGCATGTTCTGTAAGAGCCTGAAGCGAAAACTCGGATGGACCAAAAATGCCTTGATCCCAGCATCGACCCCTGCACACATAATCAAGCCCTTCCTGTATCTCTCGAGCGATCGCCAATGCTTCGACAGTGGAGCCAATAAACATGGTCGGTTTTTTTAACTCGGTCATTTTACTGCGCCCTCAATATTCCTTTCTTGCACGCGGATTGGAAAGGTGCATCCGCCCGCATTCCAACCATCGTTTTTCCAATTCCAAAGCTCTCACCTCGTTGCCCGATGGATCGATACCCATGTTGTTTGTAAAGTGGCATGTGCAGACCGAGACATTCAAGTAAGCAGCCATTTACTTTCCTCGAAGCCATGTCATCCATAATGAATCTGATAAGATTCTTAGACACGCCATAACCTCGCCATTCTCTTCTTACGATGATGCGACTGAGTTCGCCCCACACTTGGGTGTCAAATGCCTTCCCGAGTTCTTCTTGTAATGAAAACGCCTCAAACGCTGGCAACCGAAACCGCGCAAGAGCATCTTGCTGGCTCTCAATATATCTGCGGAGCAAGCGGTTGGTTTTTATTAGTGAGTTCACCCAACCGACAGATAGCTCGGGGTTGTCGTCCGTGAGTACGACCCGGCCAGTCGCGATTAATTCCGAACCTCCAGCCTTGCTTTCCGTAAAAACTCCGTAGTGTTGTGAGAAACTGTCACACCAATTGAGTTCGAGCTTCGATCCCGTTCTGTAGTACGCTTCGCTGAGGTAGCCCATGATGTCATATACTTCATGGCGAAGTTTAAGCGCCTTGCGAAACTCATCTAACGTCTGTAGTGGACGAACTTCGTAGTGACTAAGCGTATCGGTTTTGCGATTTGTTGGCGGAAGGAGATACTCGAGTTTTTGGAAAAGTCGCTTCAAGGTTTCTACGCAGACACTATAAGTGGCTGTTCGTGAAATTACCTGGTCAATGTCCGTGATCCAAAGTTCCCTTTCGCCAAGTCCCAATGTTGCTACAGGAAGGTCATCGAGATGTTCTGAGATCACTTCGTTGACTTCACTTTGATTTGCTGCGTCCGATGGCGTAAGTTGATCTGAAACGATGATGACTCCTACTGTCGTAAAGCCGGACACTTGTTGTTGCACAGCATTAACGGCGTCAGCTAGCGAACTGAATGCTTGAAGTAGTGTAATGTCATAGTGTGGCGTCGTAACTCGTGACTTGCAAAGTTCTTTCCATTTGGAACGCAGGTCAGAATCTGCGATTGCTAGGACAACGTGAATTTCCATTTTGGTATTCCTCCGCCGGTTCTAGTACGCGAACTCAACTATTTTTCGGTTTGCGAGACTAATTGACTTCGGGATCCCACCTCTCGCAATCCGCTCCCAAAGACCGCTTCAGTCGAAGAATCAAACGAATCGTGTTGCGTAAGTTCGTCGAAGTCGAGGCCAGTCTCTTCGGCAAGCTTGCTAAGCGACACTTGATAAAGATGGAATTCGTCATCAACTCGACCTTCAGTAAAAACCAAGTCCCCCTGGCTGATAATGTAGGCGGCGACTTTGAATTCGTCATCGTCTTCGTCGTGGAAGGCGATTAGCTTCCAAAAGTCATCGGGAATTTTGACATCTCGGTAAGTTTTGTCGGTGTCTCGAAAAATGGGCCCGGCCATGACGGAGACTTTTAGCTTGTCAACATTCAAGTCCTCGAAGACGGCGTTTTCGAGTTCACCCCAAAGACCGCCTTTGGCGGACTGATTGAACGCTTCGTGTTGCGGGGTCATATTGGTAAAAAAGAATGAGTCGCGGTTGGCAGCCTTGGCTTCTTTGAGTGGTCCCCAGTTGAGATCGGCGCGGCGGGCGACGTGGCCTCGATCGTATGCGTTGTTTTTGTAGAGTTCATTGCCCGCCTGATATTCCGCAGGTACGCGGGAATCACGGATAAATCGGATGCCTTTGCGTGAAAGCTGTTTCATATTGCTGCCATCGATATTCCAAGCGACAAAACGTGGCAAGGATCGCGACTTGCTTTGGCAAACCGAGAAATGTGTGTAGTGAATCAGATGCGAGCCATTGTGCTTAAATGCGTCCTTGGCGAACTTCTTTGACAGCTTGGGCGTTGGAACGGTTTCGGAGAGAAATTTATGGTCGTATCCGCCCCCCTTGCTTTCGCCGATATCGAATTCGTCGTCGCCACCTTGGCCGACAACGTCTGTCGCTCCATTTCCGTCGCCAGGGTCATGAACTGGCCCAATGTGATAGACATTGCCGGTTCCGGGGCGGCCGAGCGAAATGGTGATGTGTAAGGGAACCTCGAAGGTTACGTCTTTCGGGTTGGTTTTCATCTGGTGGCTCCGGGCAGGGTTGCGTTGATACTGTCGGTAGTCGGATTCGCTTTGGTCGTCGGATGGCGATTCGGTGTTTTCCCAATAGGGTTCGAGGTCCAGATTCGGGTCAGGGACCCCGGGCGCGAACAAGACTCCGGCGTCAACGACGCGGGGATCACGAGCGAGTTCGTATCCGGGAACGCCATAGTTTTCGATAAGATATTTGCCGCCAAAGTGGAGAGCGGCGACGGTCCCGCTTTCGACATCGATGATGGCAGAGCCCGAGTTGCCGCCGAGTGTTGATGCGTCGTGCGTGAGCGCCGCGACAGGGCTTGAGAGCCATTTCGAGCTTACTTGGCGTTTCTGATTCGATACGCGTCCAGGAGCGATTCGTTTGACTTCGTACTGGTCGCCAAAGATTTCTTTTTGGGCTTTTACCCCGTTTCGATCATCAAAGGCGGGGTAACCGACCGCGACGATTGCTTGTTTGCGTTTGCGGAGCGTTGGATAAGTGGTCGTTGACAACCGAAGCGGTTCGATGTCGGGCAGGTCGGCCTTGAACAACGCCATGTCCCAATATGGATGGACCATGACGCACTCGTGTAGAACGAATCCATCTTCCTGTTCAAAGCTTGGCTCGTCGTCAAAATCGACTTCCGCTCGAAGGTCAAAGATCTTGACTCGTTTGCCTCTGCCAACCCCCATCGTGAATTCCATCGCGACATGACGGTTTGTCATCACGAGGTTTTGGCCGACAACGAATCCGGTGCCGGCGTAAGTCGAAAGATCGGTGATGTCGATTCGCCCAACGGCCGGAAACGTGTTCCGGATTCGCTTCAGCGTCCTGGGATCCTTGGTAATGAAATTGAATTCGCCAGGAAACGGATCAAACTTTTTGCCATAAATTCGGTGCGAGGGGCGGTTCTTGCGATGCACGATGGCTTCGAGGTGGTAAAGGCCTTCGGCGGAGACCGACTTGCCCTGTACGGCGCGCATGGCCGCTTCTTCTGCCTTCTTGATTCGCTTCGTACTCACTCCTTCAAGACCATCGTCGTCAGCGATGAAGTCGACAAATTCCTCCATCGGCGTATCGCCGGCGATGGAATTCACGTACTGGAGCAAACGTTTTGCATGCTCGTCGGGCGTGATGGTTTTCTCCATGAGATAGCGTGCCTTTGTGGTGAACGGATAGTTTTGAAAATAGCTGCATTTCAAATGTCGACTTGGTACTTACCTTCTTCGTTTTTAAAGAATGTGAAGGTTTGTTCGACGGCGTCCATGTTGAGTTTGCCGTAAATGTGTGGGTACAAACCTCCGGTGGCTGGTTCCCATTTGATAGGTGCGGTGACACGACTTTTGCGGACGACCGCGACGTGGATGGTGTCGTTGTCGCAGTAGTATTTATTGGCAAGTCGCGTGATCTGACCTATCGGTGATGCGTGTATGAAATCCTCGGTATCCAGTGATTTTGGTGCGTAGACTCCCTGGACTGCCGATTTCTTCAGGACTTCGGGCGACATCAGGACGTAGATGAACGGATCACCTCCGTCAGCGTACATACGGCGAAACATCTCGGTGACTCGCACTTGTTCTTTACCGCCGTAAACGTGTAGGACTTGAAACTCGCCTTTTACTTCGGTGGGAGTTCGCGATTGACTGATGACTTGGATTTCAGCCAATGCTGTCCAATCGGATTTTGTTAGCCAGATTGGAATATCGTCAAAGAACACACGACTGCCGGACTTGCGAAACGCACGGATTTCACCAATAGCGAGGCCAGTGTATTCGTCGCTGCGAAGGATGGAGTTGATTTCGACATGGAAGCCCATCAGTCTGACTCCTCGTCGACTAAGCGGAAACACGGGCCATAGTTGAACGGTTGATTGTGGATTGGGACCTGCATAATCTCGATTGCCAATCGAGGCAGGTCGGCCATCATGGTGGCGATTGCTTGGTTGAGTGAGGCGTGGCTGCTTGTCGACCAAGCTAGCGCCAGATGCTTGAGCATTCGAGTGTACGCAAGATCAAATTGGAGCATCTTGTCCCAAATTTCGGCGGGAACCTCATCTTGCTGATAGCCGCCAGGCGGGATTTCTGCGACGGGCCAGCAGTCGGGCAGGTGGACTTCGGGACCTTGATGAACCCATCTTCCGTCGTCGGCTTGGATCAGTTTGCGACCGACTGCGACTTCCTTGAAGCGATAGTAGTGAGCCAGTTCATCGGTCTCGTCATCCTTGACGGATTCAGATGTGCCTTCGCCTTGATCCTTGATCAGGTCGATGGCGGCTTCGACATCTTCGATGGAGCCAATGTTCTTGGGAATGTACTTGCCGTTAGGCTGTTGCGACTCGCCAAAGTAGGCTTCGATTTGCCCCTCGCGATTGAACGGGGGATCAACGTTCTCGAAGACTAGCTTGATTTTGTCGTAAAACTCTCCAATCCGAGCAAAGTTTTCTTTTTGTCGGACAGTTTCAAGGTGAGCGATATCTGTTTCAGGCTCTTCGATCTTCATGAACACGCCGAGCGCTTGTTTTGAAAGTCCCTGTAGCGAAACACTCAACAACGGCTTCACGCCGCCAGGCATCGGGGATGGATATCGAGGAATCACCTTGGAATCGAAAATGCGGGGAGTGCCGCCGATTGACGCCAGCATGTTGCACGCTAACGACATGTGCAGCATCTCTTCGACAAGCACTTCGCGAATGGCGACGGCGACCGGATGGCGATGATCCTTCACAGACCAAAACGCCATCAGGTATGGCGGGATGGTGAAGAATTCGAGTTCGATGGCGGACTGCAAGGCCTGCTTGAGCCACTCAAGGTCACAGTCACCTATATTCGTTTGGGCAAGCTCTGTGATGCGATTATCGCTCATGCTACGTCTCCGTCGTGAATCAGTTTGTCGGCAAGACGCAGCGAGAGTGCGGATAGCGTGAGCGTCGGGTTGACGGCGGCGCCGCTTGGGAAGACGGCATTGGAACAGACCCACAAGTTCTCGACATCGTGGACTCGCAGGTCGCGGTCGACAACGCTGGTCGCGGGGCTATCGCCCATGCGACAGGTACTCGCAGAATGGTCGCCACGCTGGGCTCGCACGGCGGCTTTCGTAATCTTTGCGCCGGTCTCGCGGACGATGCGCTGCATAATATCTAGGCGTGTTGCGGCTCGATCGGTAAAGTCAAATTCACGAGAAAAGTCGACTTTCGTCTGCGGCAGGCCGATTCGATTACAGTTGGCACCAAGACTGACGCGGTTATCAAGGATCGAAAACTCCTCCATGAATCCTTGCAATTCAATTTCCATTGGGCCCATGGTTGCACGTTCGATCTGGGCTCTTGTTTTTCCCGTGATCATCATGCCAGCAAGATCGACTTTGGGGCGACTGCGGTCCTTGAAT is a genomic window containing:
- a CDS encoding ferritin-like domain-containing protein; this encodes MSDNRITELAQTNIGDCDLEWLKQALQSAIELEFFTIPPYLMAFWSVKDHRHPVAVAIREVLVEEMLHMSLACNMLASIGGTPRIFDSKVIPRYPSPMPGGVKPLLSVSLQGLSKQALGVFMKIEEPETDIAHLETVRQKENFARIGEFYDKIKLVFENVDPPFNREGQIEAYFGESQQPNGKYIPKNIGSIEDVEAAIDLIKDQGEGTSESVKDDETDELAHYYRFKEVAVGRKLIQADDGRWVHQGPEVHLPDCWPVAEIPPGGYQQDEVPAEIWDKMLQFDLAYTRMLKHLALAWSTSSHASLNQAIATMMADLPRLAIEIMQVPIHNQPFNYGPCFRLVDEESD